The following DNA comes from Deltaproteobacteria bacterium.
TTTTCCAAGGCTACAAGCGATTCGCTCAGATTGGCCAGGATTTCGCCAGCCTCTTCGAGAAAATCCTTGAGGTGGTCCCCACCGGTCACGGCCAGGGTATACGGCTCGACTGCGGGAGCCTCCTCAGCCGGAGCCGGGACCATCTCGGGCGTTGCCGAAGCCGGGGCGCCGGACTGCACGGCATCAATGCGGACGATGAGCGGAACCGTGTCCAGATCCCCTTCAAGACCCGAGGCCTCCAGACTGTCGATCATCTCCCGCAAAGCGTCGGTCGTGGCCAGAATGACGTCCATGATCTCTGATGTCACCCGGAGCTTACCCTTGCGCAGATCGTCGAGAATGTTCTCGCCCTTGTGGGCCAGGCCGTTGATCTTGTTCAGCCCCAGGAAGCCCGAAGCCCCCTTGAGGGAGTGCATGGGCCGGAAGATGGCATCCAGCAGACCCAGGTTGTCGGGCGATTTCTCGAGTTCGAGGAGAGACGGCTCGATTGTTTCGAGATGTTCCTTGGCCTCGATGACGAAATCGGCGAAGATTTCCGGATCGAAAAAATCCTGGCTCATTTTCTTCCTCTTGGTGCCGGGAGTGTGCCTCTTGTCAAGGCCGACACAGACCCGGATCAATTCGATCAGCTTCCAAGCAACATCTTGACATTCTTGACCATCTTTCCCGGCTGGGCCGGTTTCACCAGATACAGGTTGGCCCCGAGGTTGAGTCCCGCCTGAATGTCCTTCTCCTGTCCTTCGGTGGACAAGACCACGATGGGCAGATCCCGGTAGACATCCTGCTCGCGAACCGTGCGGATGAAGGTAAACCCGTCCATGCGGGGCATGTTCACGTCGCAAATCACGAGGTCGATCCGGTCCTTGGCCGAATAGAGCTTTTCCAGGCCGTCCAGGCCATCTTCGGCCGTGGTGACCTTCATGCCCTCCTTCTTCATGATGAAGGCTACGAGGTTTCTGACCGTCTTGGAGTCGTCCACGATGAGAATGTGTTTGGCCATGAAGTCCTCTCGGTATGTTGGCGGCCCCTTGCTGTCTATCGCAACACGGCCTTGACCAGTTGGTCAATGGCCACGATGCCGATCAGCCGCTCCTGGGATTTGATGAGGCCACTCAAAAAATCAGCATTCACCCCGAGATGCGTTTCGATGTTCCACTCAACGCTCTCTTGCCCCACCCTGTACATGGTGGCCACGGCGTGGATAATCAGCCCGATCTGCAAACCCTGATGTCTGCAGACCACGATGAACCGACCTTCACGGGTCTCGGGTAGCCGAAGCAGACTGGTCAATGAAATGAGCGGGGTGACCCTCCCCCGAAGGTTGATGATCCCGATCATGTAGGGCGGCGCCGTCGGCAGCTTGGTCGGCTCCACAAACTTGATGACCTCCTGAATGGAGGAAATGGGGAGGGCGTACTCCTGATCGTTCAGGAAGAAGCTGACCAGCTGCAGCTCCGCGTCCCGTTTCAGTCTGGCCGTCATGGATTCTTCCTGCGCGGGCGACTGGGGAGCCGGAGCCGGGGCGGACTGCGGGGCCGGTTCTGACTTGGGAGCCTCGGTCGAAGGCGAGGGCGAAGGTTCTGATGGCGCGGAATGGACCGCCAAAGGCTTCTGATTCGGAGCCATGACTGACTCGACCTGAGACTCCCTGGGCAGTGCCTCCCCCAAGGTATCCTTGGATGTCGGCTCCACCCCGAGGTATTTCTTGAGAAACGATCGCTCGGTCTCGGTCAGGCCGCTGGGATCATGGTCGGCGCTGAACACCTGTTCCTGAAAATACTCTTCCGGCGTCTTCATGCCCAAAACCCCATCTCATCAATTTCTTTGGCCAATTGCGTATATTCCTGAGCTCCCCTCGACCTTGGGGCATACTCGAGCAGGACCTTGCCCTTGGCGCTGGCCTCCCGGAACTTGGTGTCGGTGTGGATGATCGTCTCGAAGACCCGTGGCCCGAGCTTGGCCCGCAAGAGCTCGAGCACTCTGCGGCAGGCCCCGGCCCGCTGGTCGTACATGGTGGCCAAAGCCCGGTATTCGATGGGACGGTCCAGAATCTTGTTCAGCATTCGGATGGTGTCCAAGATCAGCTTCAGACCGTGCAGGGCCAAAAAATCGGTCTGGATCGGAATAATGACCAGATCCGCAGCCACCAGGGAGTTGACTTGAAGGACTCCGACCTGCGGAGGGCAGTCCAGGATGATCACGTCGTAGTCCTCAAGAATCGCCTCCAAGGCCTTCTTGAGGACCAGCCCCTTGCCGGGTCGATCTTTGAGGTCGGATTCAAGGTCTGAGACCCTGATATGGCTCGGCACGAAATCGAACGGCAGTTCGGGTTCCGAGACGATAGCCTTCCGCCATGTCCTTTCATCGACCGTGAGCGCGAAGAGATCATGCGCAGTGCGCTCGACTCCCTCGGGATATTGGGCCATATGGATCGTCGCGCAGGCGTGGGGGTCAAGATCGATCACCAAGACCTTGCGTCCCATGAATCCGAAGCACGAGCCAAGGGTCAGGGATGTCGTGGTCTTTCCGACCCCCCCCTTCTGGTTGGCCACTGCCAGCACCTTTGCCCGCCTTGTCTTCATCATGGCAATCGCATTCCCTTCCCTTTGACCAGCAGTCAGCGCTGGTCTCTGATGGTTTTTTTGATCAGGGAACTCAAGGCCTTCCAGTCGTCTTCGTACACATCGAGAAATTCAAGTCCCATGGAATAACTGGTGAAAGGGACTTTTTCAACCGTCCAGGCCACCTGAGCTACGGCTTGCAGATACTGTCCCACGTCGCTTTCGAAAACCTTGAAAAACCCCGAATGATACTTGTTCAATCTCGGAATGGAAATCTTGACCTGAAGCTTTTCTCCGGGCTCAAAACGCTTTGGGCTGAGCACGGCCAGGCCTCCGGAACTGATGTCCACGCAGGTCATGGTCACCTTGGGCTGCCGGGAAATGGGGAATATGAATTCCCGCACTTCGACTGTATAGCTTTTGGGCAGACGGTCGTGTTGCCGTCTTTCGCTCCCTTGGCTCACGCTAACCCTCCTTGAGATACACGATGGTTCCCGGGTGATGGATCGGCTTGAAGGCCCTGGAGATGTTGTGCAGGGACTCGGAATGGCCGATGAACAGATGTCCGCCTGGGAGCAGGTTGTCGTAGAAGGCTCCGATGACCCGCTTCTTCATGGACTCGTCGAAATAGATGATCACGTTGCGGCAAAAGACGATGTGGGACGGTTCCACCCTCTTGAGCTGAAAACGGTCATTCAGATTGATCTGCCCGAAGGTCACAAGTTTCTTGATCTCGGGCCGAATCCGATACTTGCCGCTCCCCTCGTCGTCGAAATACTTGGCGACGATCTCCTTGGGAGTCGTCCTCAGGGTGTACTCCATGTACAAGCCCCGCCGAGCGCTGGCCAAAACTCCTTCAGACAGGTCGTTGGCCGTAATCTTGATGTCCCAGAGCGGAAGTTCCGCGCCCAGGACTTCGTGGAGAAGGATGGAAATGGTATACGGTTCCTCCCCGGTCGAACACCCGGCCGACCAGATCCGGAGCTGCCTCTTTCCCGAAGCCCGGAGCCTGTCCAGGTGAATGGGCAGAATGGTCTTTTCGAAGACCTTCAACTGGGGGGGATTGCGGAAAAAACTCGTCTCGTTGGTGGTGATGACCTCAAACAGGCGATTGAGCTCCTGCTTCCGGGCCGGATCGTAGCGCAGATAATAGAAGTACTCGCTGAAAGATTTCAGGTTCAGGTGCCTAAGTCGGTTGCCGAGACGGTTCTCCAGCAAATATCGGCGATTGTCGGCGATGTAGATGCCGCTCTGCTCGTAGATAAAATCCCGGAGCTGGACGAACTCCTCCCCCTGGATCTGCACGGTCCTCCTCTGGGGGATGGCCTTGGAAAACATCATGTTCATGGGCCTAGTCCAACCCCTCTTCAGCGTCGGACTGGATTCTGTCCAGAGCGTCCTCCACCGTCGCCGCCAGGTCCGGCTCGGCCTCGTCCAACACATCGAGCAGTGCCCTGAATGCCGACTGGCCTCCGATGCGGCCCAGTGCCTCGGCGGCCTTCATGGCCACCAGTTGATTCGTTGACCGAAGCATTTCCACCAACCCGGGCACAGTCGAAGCCATACTGCGAAGGCCAACGGCCTCAACTGCCCGAATTTTGACCCAGTCGTCGCTGTCTTCCAGGGCCGAGAGCAATAGGCCCTCGACCTCGGGCCGCTCGCACCGGCCGAGCATGTCCACCAGACTGAGCCGCACGTCACGATTCTCGTCGTACATCCTGGCCGAAACCAGCTTGAGAATCTCCGGGTCTTCCGAACAGAGGCCTCCCATGGCCTCCAGAGCAAATTTCCTGATGTCTGGTTCCTCGTCTTCCAAGGCCCGTCGAAGCTGCTCGACGTGATCCCGTGCCCCGATACGACCGAAGGCGTAGGCTGCCATCATCCGATGCAGGGGATCATTGCTCTTGGACATCTCCATGAACCGGGAGGTGATCATCTCTCCGCCGATGGAAACACAGGCCTCCAGAGCCGCCTCTTTGACGTCGTTGAAGGGGTGTTCGAGAAAAGGGAGGATCATGGTTCCGCAGTCGGCATAGCGCATCTTCGACCCCAGAAAAGACAGGGCGCTCTTGAGCATGTCGCCGTCATTGGTGGTCTCCAGAAGGCGAATCATGAATTCTTTGGCCTCGCCCCCGCTCTTTTCGGCCAGGGCGGCGGAAATCTCCCGTTGCTGGTCCCGGTCTCTGCCCGAAAAAATATCCATGAGGACGCCCACCGCCTCGGCGTTGCCTATCCGGCGCAAGGCTCGAATGGCCAGGGCCGCCACGGTCTCTTTTTCGGAAGCCGCGCCCTCGGCCAGATGGTCGTTCAGGTCAATGTCGGCCAACGCCCTTTCAAAGGAGAGGAGACGATCCATATCCCGGTCCGGGTCCAGGTGCTCGGCCAATCCCAAAATTTTCTTTGTTGCCGGGGCACCTCCCACGCTGGCCAGGCCCGCCACGGCCGCGTCCTGAATCTCCATGTCCTCGTCGTCGGCCGCAGCCAGGAGATAGTGGCGAAACTTGTCTCGCTCTCCTTCGGAGAGAAAGCCCAGGGCCTTGCCCCCCATGATGCCAACAATGGCCTTGATAATCTTGTTTCTGAGGGCCGTTGGCGATTCATCAAGCTTCTTCATCAGCAGGGGTACGGCCTTGACATTACCCATCTCGCCCAAGGCATCGATGATCATGGATGCCACCAGTTCCGTGCTTTTGCCCATGGCCAGGATCATGGCGTTGATGGACGAGTCGTCCTTGACCTTCATCAAGGCCTCGATGAC
Coding sequences within:
- a CDS encoding PilZ domain-containing protein, whose product is MSQGSERRQHDRLPKSYTVEVREFIFPISRQPKVTMTCVDISSGGLAVLSPKRFEPGEKLQVKISIPRLNKYHSGFFKVFESDVGQYLQAVAQVAWTVEKVPFTSYSMGLEFLDVYEDDWKALSSLIKKTIRDQR
- a CDS encoding ParA family protein; translation: MKTRRAKVLAVANQKGGVGKTTTSLTLGSCFGFMGRKVLVIDLDPHACATIHMAQYPEGVERTAHDLFALTVDERTWRKAIVSEPELPFDFVPSHIRVSDLESDLKDRPGKGLVLKKALEAILEDYDVIILDCPPQVGVLQVNSLVAADLVIIPIQTDFLALHGLKLILDTIRMLNKILDRPIEYRALATMYDQRAGACRRVLELLRAKLGPRVFETIIHTDTKFREASAKGKVLLEYAPRSRGAQEYTQLAKEIDEMGFWA
- a CDS encoding HEAT repeat domain-containing protein, coding for MHDEMHDILNRLRSDDPSVIREAAFDAGEIGCRQAISVLSGLLSSSNLGVQEAADHALRKLGGPDTIEAVTPLLRVDDAPVRNLAMDILRQIGNQDVEFLVMLLEDEDPDIRIFAADILGSCDDYRAVSPLCRALLRDEEVNVRYQAAVSLGELAKPEAAGCLNEAMNDDEWVQFAVIEALMKVKDDSSINAMILAMGKSTELVASMIIDALGEMGNVKAVPLLMKKLDESPTALRNKIIKAIVGIMGGKALGFLSEGERDKFRHYLLAAADDEDMEIQDAAVAGLASVGGAPATKKILGLAEHLDPDRDMDRLLSFERALADIDLNDHLAEGAASEKETVAALAIRALRRIGNAEAVGVLMDIFSGRDRDQQREISAALAEKSGGEAKEFMIRLLETTNDGDMLKSALSFLGSKMRYADCGTMILPFLEHPFNDVKEAALEACVSIGGEMITSRFMEMSKSNDPLHRMMAAYAFGRIGARDHVEQLRRALEDEEPDIRKFALEAMGGLCSEDPEILKLVSARMYDENRDVRLSLVDMLGRCERPEVEGLLLSALEDSDDWVKIRAVEAVGLRSMASTVPGLVEMLRSTNQLVAMKAAEALGRIGGQSAFRALLDVLDEAEPDLAATVEDALDRIQSDAEEGLD
- a CDS encoding protein-glutamate O-methyltransferase CheR; amino-acid sequence: MNMMFSKAIPQRRTVQIQGEEFVQLRDFIYEQSGIYIADNRRYLLENRLGNRLRHLNLKSFSEYFYYLRYDPARKQELNRLFEVITTNETSFFRNPPQLKVFEKTILPIHLDRLRASGKRQLRIWSAGCSTGEEPYTISILLHEVLGAELPLWDIKITANDLSEGVLASARRGLYMEYTLRTTPKEIVAKYFDDEGSGKYRIRPEIKKLVTFGQINLNDRFQLKRVEPSHIVFCRNVIIYFDESMKKRVIGAFYDNLLPGGHLFIGHSESLHNISRAFKPIHHPGTIVYLKEG
- a CDS encoding response regulator — encoded protein: MAKHILIVDDSKTVRNLVAFIMKKEGMKVTTAEDGLDGLEKLYSAKDRIDLVICDVNMPRMDGFTFIRTVREQDVYRDLPIVVLSTEGQEKDIQAGLNLGANLYLVKPAQPGKMVKNVKMLLGS
- a CDS encoding purine-binding chemotaxis protein CheW, with the translated sequence MKTPEEYFQEQVFSADHDPSGLTETERSFLKKYLGVEPTSKDTLGEALPRESQVESVMAPNQKPLAVHSAPSEPSPSPSTEAPKSEPAPQSAPAPAPQSPAQEESMTARLKRDAELQLVSFFLNDQEYALPISSIQEVIKFVEPTKLPTAPPYMIGIINLRGRVTPLISLTSLLRLPETREGRFIVVCRHQGLQIGLIIHAVATMYRVGQESVEWNIETHLGVNADFLSGLIKSQERLIGIVAIDQLVKAVLR